In the genome of Pseudomonas protegens, one region contains:
- the leuB gene encoding 3-isopropylmalate dehydrogenase, translated as MSKQILILPGDGIGPEIMAEAVKVLELANDKYSLGFELSHDVIGGAAIDKHGVPLADETLDRARAADAVLLGAVGGPKWDKIERDIRPERGLLKIRAQLGLFGNLRPAILYPQLADASSLKPEIVSGLDILIVRELTGGIYFGAPRGTRELENGERQSYDTLPYSESEIRRIARVGFDMARVRGKKLCSVDKANVLASSQLWREVVEQVAQDYPDVELSHMYVDNAAMQLVRAPKQFDVIVTDNMFGDILSDEASMLTGSIGMLPSASLDANNKGMYEPCHGSAPDIAGQGIANPLATILSVSMMLRYSFNLTDAADAIEQAVSRVLDQGLRTGDIWSAGCTKVGTQEMGDAVVAALRNL; from the coding sequence ATGAGCAAGCAGATTCTGATTCTCCCAGGTGACGGTATTGGTCCGGAAATCATGGCCGAGGCGGTCAAGGTGCTGGAGTTGGCCAACGACAAGTACAGCCTGGGCTTCGAGCTGAGCCACGACGTGATTGGTGGCGCCGCCATCGATAAGCACGGTGTGCCCCTGGCTGACGAAACCCTGGACCGTGCCCGTGCCGCCGATGCCGTGTTGCTGGGCGCAGTGGGCGGGCCGAAGTGGGACAAGATCGAGCGCGACATTCGTCCTGAGCGCGGTCTGCTGAAGATCCGCGCGCAACTGGGCTTGTTCGGCAACCTGCGTCCGGCGATTCTCTACCCGCAACTGGCGGATGCTTCGAGCCTGAAGCCGGAAATCGTTTCTGGTCTGGACATCCTCATCGTTCGCGAGCTGACCGGCGGCATTTACTTCGGCGCCCCTCGTGGTACCCGCGAGCTGGAAAACGGCGAGCGCCAGTCCTACGACACCCTGCCTTACAGCGAGAGTGAAATCCGCCGCATCGCCCGGGTGGGGTTCGACATGGCCCGTGTGCGCGGCAAGAAGCTGTGCTCGGTGGACAAGGCCAACGTCCTGGCCTCCAGCCAGCTGTGGCGTGAAGTGGTCGAGCAAGTCGCCCAGGACTACCCGGATGTCGAGCTGAGCCATATGTATGTCGACAACGCCGCCATGCAACTGGTGCGTGCGCCGAAGCAGTTCGACGTGATCGTCACCGACAACATGTTCGGCGACATTCTTTCCGACGAAGCCTCGATGCTCACCGGCTCCATCGGCATGCTGCCGTCGGCGTCCCTGGACGCCAACAACAAGGGCATGTACGAGCCGTGCCACGGTTCGGCGCCGGACATTGCCGGGCAGGGCATTGCCAACCCGCTGGCGACCATCCTCTCGGTGTCGATGATGCTGCGCTACAGCTTCAACCTGACCGACGCGGCGGACGCCATCGAGCAGGCGGTGAGCCGGGTGCTGGATCAGGGTTTGCGCACTGGCGATATCTGGTCGGCCGGTTGCACCAAAGTCGGTACGCAGGAAATGGGCGATGCAGTAGTCGCCGCGCTGCGGAATCTGTAA
- the leuC gene encoding 3-isopropylmalate dehydratase large subunit encodes MAGKTLYDKLWDSHLVKQRDDGSALIYIDRHIIHEVTSPQAFEGLRLAGRKPWRIDANIATPDHNVPTTPERKGGIEAIADQVSRLQVQTLDDNCDEYGIVEFKMNDVRQGIVHVIGPEQGATLPGMTVVCGDSHTSTHGAFGALAHGIGTSEVEHVLATQCLVAKKMKNMLVRVEGTLPFGVTAKDIVLAVIGKIGTAGGNGHAIEFAGSAIRDLSIEGRMTICNMSIEAGARVGLVAADEKTVAYVKGRPFAPKGAEWDLAVEAWKDLVSDADATFDTVVELDAAQIKPQVSWGTSPEMVLAVDQRVPDPAKEMDLVKRDSIVRALKYMGLSANQAITDIQLDRVFIGSCTNSRIEDLRAAAVIAKGRKVASTIKQAIVVPGSGLVKAQAESEGLDKIFLEAGFEWREPGCSMCLAMNPDRLESGEHCASTSNRNFEGRQGAGGRTHLVSPAMAAAAAVSGRFVDVRELI; translated from the coding sequence ATGGCCGGTAAGACGCTTTACGACAAGCTCTGGGATTCGCATTTGGTCAAGCAGCGCGACGATGGTTCGGCGCTGATCTATATCGATCGTCACATCATCCATGAAGTGACCTCGCCACAAGCTTTCGAAGGCCTGCGTCTGGCCGGGCGCAAGCCTTGGCGCATCGATGCCAACATCGCCACCCCGGACCACAACGTACCGACCACCCCCGAGCGCAAGGGTGGGATCGAAGCGATTGCCGACCAGGTTTCCCGTCTTCAGGTACAGACCCTCGATGACAACTGTGACGAATACGGCATTGTCGAATTCAAGATGAACGACGTGCGCCAGGGCATCGTCCACGTCATCGGCCCGGAGCAGGGCGCCACCTTGCCGGGCATGACCGTGGTCTGCGGCGACTCCCACACCTCGACCCACGGCGCTTTCGGCGCTCTGGCTCACGGTATCGGCACCTCCGAGGTGGAGCACGTGCTCGCCACCCAGTGCCTGGTGGCCAAGAAGATGAAGAACATGCTGGTGCGCGTGGAAGGCACCTTGCCTTTCGGTGTGACTGCCAAGGACATCGTCCTGGCGGTTATCGGCAAGATCGGCACCGCCGGCGGCAACGGCCACGCCATCGAGTTCGCCGGCAGCGCGATTCGCGACCTGTCCATCGAAGGCCGCATGACCATCTGCAACATGTCCATCGAAGCCGGTGCCCGTGTGGGCCTGGTGGCGGCGGATGAAAAGACCGTGGCCTACGTCAAGGGTCGTCCATTCGCCCCTAAAGGCGCCGAATGGGACTTGGCCGTCGAGGCCTGGAAGGATCTGGTGTCGGATGCCGACGCCACATTCGACACCGTGGTCGAGCTCGACGCTGCGCAGATCAAGCCGCAGGTCAGCTGGGGCACCTCGCCGGAGATGGTCCTGGCCGTGGATCAGCGCGTGCCGGACCCGGCCAAGGAAATGGACCTGGTCAAGCGCGACTCCATCGTCCGCGCCTTGAAATACATGGGCTTGAGCGCCAACCAGGCGATCACCGACATTCAGTTGGATCGCGTGTTCATCGGCTCCTGCACCAACTCGCGGATCGAAGACTTGCGCGCCGCCGCAGTCATTGCCAAGGGCCGCAAAGTGGCTTCCACCATCAAGCAGGCGATCGTGGTCCCGGGTTCGGGCCTGGTGAAGGCTCAGGCCGAGTCGGAAGGCCTGGACAAGATCTTCCTTGAAGCCGGTTTTGAATGGCGCGAGCCGGGTTGCTCGATGTGCCTGGCGATGAACCCTGACCGCCTGGAGTCCGGCGAGCATTGCGCCTCGACCTCGAACCGCAACTTCGAGGGGCGTCAGGGCGCGGGTGGGCGTACCCACCTGGTGAGCCCGGCCATGGCCGCCGCCGCCGCTGTCAGCGGTCGTTTCGTCGACGTCCGTGAATTGATCTAA
- a CDS encoding LysR family transcriptional regulator, with protein MDLANLNAFIAIAETGSFSGAGERLHLTQPAISKRIAGLEQQLNVRLFDRLGREVGLTEAGRALLPRAYQIINVLDDTRRALTNLNGEVSGRLTLATSHHIGLHRLPPLLRAFTRRYPQVALDIQFLDSEVAYEEILHGRAELAVITLAPEPHSLIKAAAVWDDPLDFVAAPEHPLVSNGQVSLADIALHPAVFPGGNTFTHHIVQRLFEAQGLTPNIAMSTNYLETIKMMVSIGLAWSVLPRTMLDDQVARIPLPGIQLRRQLGYILHTERTLSNAARAFMALLDAQVDWPGNPA; from the coding sequence ATGGACCTGGCCAACCTCAACGCCTTTATAGCCATCGCCGAAACGGGTAGTTTTTCCGGCGCCGGTGAACGCCTGCACCTGACCCAGCCCGCCATCAGCAAACGCATCGCCGGCCTGGAGCAGCAGCTCAATGTGCGGCTGTTCGACCGCCTGGGCCGGGAGGTCGGCCTGACCGAGGCCGGACGCGCCCTGCTGCCCCGGGCCTATCAGATCATCAACGTGCTGGACGACACCCGCCGCGCCCTGACCAACCTCAACGGCGAAGTCAGCGGGCGCCTGACCCTGGCCACCAGCCATCACATCGGCCTGCATCGCCTGCCGCCGCTGCTGCGAGCCTTTACCCGACGCTACCCGCAAGTGGCCCTGGACATTCAATTCCTCGATTCCGAGGTGGCCTACGAGGAAATCCTCCACGGCCGGGCCGAGCTGGCGGTGATCACCCTGGCGCCGGAGCCCCACAGCCTGATCAAGGCGGCCGCCGTCTGGGACGACCCGCTGGATTTCGTCGCCGCCCCGGAGCATCCGTTGGTCAGCAACGGCCAGGTCAGCCTGGCGGATATTGCCTTGCATCCAGCGGTGTTTCCCGGCGGCAACACCTTCACCCACCATATTGTCCAACGCTTGTTCGAGGCCCAGGGCCTGACGCCGAACATCGCCATGAGCACTAACTATCTGGAAACTATAAAGATGATGGTGTCCATCGGCCTGGCCTGGAGCGTGCTGCCGCGTACCATGCTCGACGATCAGGTGGCGCGCATTCCTTTACCGGGCATACAGCTGCGACGCCAGCTAGGCTATATCCTGCACACCGAACGGACGCTGTCGAATGCTGCGCGGGCTTTCATGGCCCTACTGGATGCACAAGTCGATTGGCCAGGGAACCCGGCATAG
- a CDS encoding FimV family protein, whose product MVQVRKLVLAIAAASALSSGMAQALGLGELTLKSSLNQPLVAEIELLDIKDLTAAEVVPSLAPAEEFAKAGVDRQAFLNDLSFTPVLNPGGKSVLRVTSSQPLSEPMVKFLVQVMWPNGRLLRDYSVLLDPSKFSPQAAAAAQAAPVAGPAVNAPVTRGNKASKPAQYKTAARDTLWEIAAKNRNGASIQQTMLAIQALNPDAFIDGNINRLKAGKVLRLPDVVQSTALAQPKAIAEVAAQNAAWRQGRRAGARSQQQVDATRRAGADKAPKQVNTKDNLSLVSAESGKARGKGAAGDSKALNNKLAVTQESLDATRRDNAELKERMADLQSQLDKLQRLIELKNNQLAKLQAEGAAPAAQPAPAMPAELVAKPEAAAPVVAPVVPAAPVSEPAAAPAVDEAAKSDEDKYGDLLTNPILLGLVGGGAVVAVLLLLLLLARRRKAQQEAEKHLRMARALSEESNDFTEELELPEGSFEGLEVPPPSVKLAPAPAPAPAPAPAPAPAPAPAPVVAPIPAAPVERATDVLGQAQNHIDAGRLNQAAALLEEAVKLEPQRSDLRLKLMEVYAHQGDRSAFVAEERQLVANGDNHAQVEQLKSRFPAMVAVAAAAGLATAAVAAELDAQYVKELLDEPQAPEPAAPVEGLDADFDLSLDDLEAASPAVVASEPSEPAIELEDFPLDDDLSFGSVLEQQTAAQESLDDLGDFDLDLGADLPAATQNDEDFLLSLEDDLKDVPAGDVPTVTEAALDDLDLSADFDLSLADEMDAASEPKDAFASELDDVNAELDRLAQSLDQPEPAGPSFTAEDAAAAPEEADFDFLSGSDEVATKLDLAQAYIDMGDNDGARDILGEVLSEGSEGQKSEAQEMLARLA is encoded by the coding sequence ATGGTTCAAGTTCGCAAACTGGTGTTAGCAATAGCGGCCGCCTCGGCGCTGTCCTCCGGTATGGCGCAGGCGCTTGGGCTTGGGGAGCTGACCCTGAAGTCGAGTCTGAACCAGCCTTTGGTAGCTGAAATCGAATTGCTCGATATCAAGGACCTGACTGCCGCTGAAGTGGTGCCCAGCCTGGCCCCGGCAGAAGAGTTCGCCAAGGCCGGCGTCGATCGTCAGGCCTTTCTCAATGACCTGAGTTTTACCCCCGTTCTCAATCCCGGCGGCAAGAGTGTGCTGCGGGTGACTTCGAGTCAGCCGCTGTCTGAGCCGATGGTCAAGTTCCTGGTGCAGGTGATGTGGCCCAACGGCCGCCTGCTGCGCGATTACAGCGTGCTGCTGGATCCTTCGAAGTTTTCCCCGCAAGCCGCCGCTGCCGCCCAGGCTGCTCCGGTTGCAGGCCCGGCGGTGAATGCCCCGGTTACCCGTGGCAATAAAGCCAGCAAGCCCGCGCAATACAAAACGGCGGCCCGTGACACGCTGTGGGAAATCGCCGCGAAGAATCGCAATGGCGCGTCGATCCAGCAAACCATGCTCGCGATCCAGGCGTTGAACCCGGATGCCTTTATCGACGGCAACATCAATCGATTGAAGGCCGGCAAGGTCCTGCGTCTGCCTGACGTAGTGCAGAGCACAGCGTTGGCGCAGCCCAAGGCCATTGCCGAAGTGGCCGCGCAAAACGCAGCCTGGCGTCAGGGGCGTCGTGCCGGTGCCCGCAGTCAGCAGCAGGTGGACGCCACCCGTCGTGCCGGTGCCGACAAGGCGCCCAAGCAGGTCAACACCAAGGACAACTTGAGTCTGGTCTCGGCGGAAAGCGGCAAGGCGCGAGGCAAGGGTGCGGCAGGCGACAGCAAGGCGCTGAACAACAAGCTGGCGGTGACTCAGGAAAGTCTCGACGCGACCCGTCGTGACAACGCCGAGCTCAAGGAGCGCATGGCGGATCTGCAGAGTCAGCTGGACAAGCTGCAGCGTCTGATCGAGCTGAAGAACAACCAGTTGGCCAAGCTGCAGGCCGAGGGCGCGGCGCCGGCTGCTCAGCCCGCACCGGCGATGCCGGCCGAGCTGGTGGCCAAGCCTGAGGCGGCGGCCCCGGTGGTGGCTCCCGTGGTTCCTGCGGCGCCTGTCAGCGAACCGGCTGCCGCTCCGGCAGTGGATGAGGCGGCCAAGAGCGATGAAGACAAATATGGCGACCTGCTGACCAATCCGATCCTGCTGGGACTGGTAGGTGGCGGGGCGGTCGTGGCCGTGCTGTTGCTGTTGCTGTTGCTTGCGCGTCGTCGCAAGGCCCAGCAGGAAGCGGAAAAGCACCTGCGCATGGCCCGGGCCTTGTCCGAGGAAAGCAATGACTTCACCGAGGAGCTGGAATTGCCGGAAGGCAGTTTCGAAGGCCTTGAAGTTCCACCGCCAAGCGTCAAGCTGGCTCCAGCTCCAGCTCCAGCTCCAGCTCCAGCTCCAGCTCCAGCTCCAGCTCCAGCACCGGCTCCGGTGGTGGCGCCCATCCCGGCGGCGCCGGTGGAGCGAGCCACGGACGTGCTGGGGCAGGCACAGAATCATATCGACGCTGGCCGCCTGAACCAGGCAGCAGCGCTGCTCGAAGAGGCGGTCAAGCTGGAGCCGCAGCGCAGTGATCTGCGCCTCAAGTTGATGGAGGTCTACGCGCATCAGGGTGATCGCAGCGCCTTCGTCGCCGAGGAGCGGCAACTGGTGGCCAATGGCGATAACCATGCTCAGGTCGAGCAACTCAAAAGCCGTTTCCCGGCGATGGTTGCAGTGGCTGCAGCTGCCGGTCTGGCGACGGCCGCTGTTGCCGCGGAGCTGGATGCCCAGTACGTCAAGGAGCTGCTGGACGAGCCGCAGGCGCCTGAGCCTGCTGCGCCTGTCGAAGGGCTGGATGCGGATTTCGACCTGAGCCTGGACGATCTTGAGGCGGCTTCGCCTGCGGTCGTGGCGTCCGAGCCGTCCGAGCCGGCGATCGAGCTGGAAGATTTCCCGCTGGATGATGACCTGAGTTTCGGCTCGGTCCTGGAGCAGCAGACCGCCGCTCAGGAAAGCCTGGATGATCTTGGCGACTTCGATCTGGACCTGGGGGCTGATTTGCCCGCAGCGACCCAGAACGATGAGGATTTCCTGCTGAGCCTTGAGGACGACCTCAAGGATGTGCCGGCCGGCGATGTGCCCACCGTTACGGAGGCGGCTCTGGACGATCTGGACTTGTCCGCTGACTTCGATCTGTCCCTGGCCGATGAGATGGATGCGGCCAGCGAACCCAAGGATGCGTTCGCTTCCGAGCTGGATGATGTCAACGCGGAGCTGGATCGTCTGGCTCAGAGTCTGGATCAGCCTGAGCCGGCCGGGCCGAGTTTCACGGCTGAAGATGCAGCGGCGGCGCCTGAGGAGGCCGACTTCGACTTCCTTTCCGGCAGCGATGAAGTGGCCACCAAGCTCGATCTGGCCCAGGCCTACATCGATATGGGTGACAACGACGGCGCGCGGGACATCCTTG
- a CDS encoding class I SAM-dependent methyltransferase, which translates to MTSNAHSQVVQKQFGEQAAAYLSSAVHAQGAEFALLQAEVAGQEQARVLDLGCGAGHVSFHVAPLVREVVAYDLSQQMLDVVSAAAQERNLHNIRSVKGAAEGLPFADGEFDFVFSRYSAHHWSDLGLALREVRRVLKPGGVAAFIDVLSPGRPLLDTYLQSVEVLRDTSHVRDYSAGEWLRQVSEAGLHTRSTVRQRLRLEFHSWVERMRTPEPLRVAIRELQQAMGNEVREYFEIEADGSFSTDVLVLWAER; encoded by the coding sequence ATGACCAGCAACGCCCACAGTCAGGTGGTACAGAAGCAATTCGGTGAACAGGCCGCGGCCTACCTGAGCAGCGCCGTGCACGCTCAAGGCGCCGAATTCGCCCTGCTACAGGCCGAGGTGGCGGGTCAGGAGCAGGCGCGGGTTCTCGATCTGGGGTGCGGTGCCGGTCATGTCAGCTTCCATGTCGCGCCGCTGGTCAGGGAAGTGGTGGCCTACGACCTCTCCCAACAGATGCTGGACGTGGTGTCGGCAGCCGCACAGGAGCGTAATCTGCACAACATCCGCAGCGTGAAAGGGGCCGCCGAGGGCTTGCCCTTCGCCGACGGTGAGTTCGATTTCGTCTTCAGTCGCTATTCGGCCCATCACTGGAGCGACCTGGGTCTGGCCCTGCGCGAAGTGCGTCGAGTCTTGAAGCCCGGTGGCGTGGCGGCGTTCATCGATGTCTTGTCGCCGGGCAGACCGCTGCTGGACACTTACCTGCAAAGTGTCGAAGTGCTGCGTGATACCAGTCATGTGCGCGATTATTCGGCGGGTGAATGGCTGCGCCAGGTCAGCGAGGCGGGGCTGCATACCCGCAGCACCGTTCGGCAACGGTTGCGTCTGGAGTTCCACTCCTGGGTCGAGCGCATGCGTACTCCCGAGCCGCTGCGGGTGGCGATCCGCGAGCTGCAGCAGGCGATGGGCAATGAAGTGCGCGAATATTTTGAGATTGAGGCCGATGGTTCGTTCAGTACTGATGTACTGGTGCTGTGGGCCGAGCGATAG
- the asd gene encoding aspartate-semialdehyde dehydrogenase, whose protein sequence is MKRVGLIGWRGMVGSVLMQRMLEEQDFDLIEPVFFTTSNVGGQGPSVGKDIAPLKDAYSIEELKTLDVILTCQGGDYTSEVFPKLREAGWQGYWIDAASSLRMQDDAVIILDPVNRKVIDQQLDAGTKNYIGGNCTVSLMLMGLGGLFEAGLVEWMSAMTYQAASGAGAQNMRELIKQMGATHAAVADDLANPASAILDIDRKVAEAMRSDAYPTENFGVPLAGSLIPWIDKELPNGQSREEWKAQAETNKILGRFKNPIPVDGICVRIGAMRCHSQALTIKLNKDVPIADIEGLISQHNPWVKLVPNQRDISMQELSPTKVTGTLNIPVGRLRKLNMGSQFLGAFTVGDQLLWGAAEPLRRMLRILLER, encoded by the coding sequence ATGAAACGTGTAGGTCTGATCGGTTGGCGCGGTATGGTCGGTTCCGTGCTCATGCAGCGGATGCTGGAAGAGCAGGACTTCGATCTTATTGAACCGGTGTTTTTCACCACTTCCAATGTCGGTGGCCAAGGGCCGTCGGTGGGCAAGGATATTGCTCCGCTGAAGGACGCCTACAGCATTGAAGAGTTGAAAACCCTCGACGTGATTCTGACCTGCCAGGGTGGCGACTACACCAGTGAAGTCTTCCCCAAGCTGCGCGAAGCCGGCTGGCAGGGCTACTGGATCGACGCCGCTTCCAGCCTGCGCATGCAGGATGACGCGGTGATCATCCTCGATCCGGTGAACCGCAAGGTCATCGATCAGCAGCTGGATGCCGGGACCAAGAACTACATCGGCGGCAACTGCACCGTCAGCCTGATGCTGATGGGCCTGGGCGGCCTGTTCGAAGCCGGCTTGGTGGAGTGGATGAGCGCCATGACCTATCAGGCGGCTTCCGGTGCCGGCGCGCAGAACATGCGTGAACTGATCAAGCAGATGGGCGCGACCCATGCGGCGGTCGCCGATGACCTGGCCAACCCGGCCAGCGCCATCCTCGACATCGACCGCAAGGTGGCCGAAGCCATGCGCAGCGATGCCTACCCGACCGAGAACTTCGGCGTGCCGCTGGCCGGCAGCCTGATTCCGTGGATCGACAAGGAACTGCCTAACGGCCAGAGCCGCGAAGAGTGGAAAGCCCAGGCCGAAACCAACAAGATCCTCGGTCGCTTCAAGAACCCGATTCCGGTGGACGGCATTTGCGTGCGCATCGGCGCCATGCGCTGCCACAGCCAGGCGCTGACCATCAAGCTCAACAAGGACGTGCCGATCGCCGATATCGAAGGGCTGATCAGCCAGCACAATCCCTGGGTCAAGTTGGTGCCGAACCAGCGTGACATCAGCATGCAGGAGCTGAGCCCGACCAAGGTCACCGGCACCCTGAACATTCCGGTTGGCCGTCTGCGCAAACTGAACATGGGCTCGCAGTTCCTGGGCGCCTTCACCGTGGGCGACCAGTTGCTGTGGGGCGCGGCCGAACCGCTGCGGCGCATGCTGCGGATCCTCCTGGAGCGTTGA
- the leuD gene encoding 3-isopropylmalate dehydratase small subunit, producing MKAFTQHNGLVAPLDRANVDTDQIIPKQFLKSIKRTGFGPNLFDEWRYLDVGQPYQDNSKRPLNKDFVLNAERYQGASVLLARENFGCGSSREHAPWALEEYGFRSIIAPSYADIFFNNSFKNGLLPIILSDAEVDELFQQVEATPGYQLHIDLEAQTVTRPDGKVLKFEIDAFRKHCLLNGLDDIGLTLQDGDAIAAFEVKHRASQPWLFRDA from the coding sequence ATGAAAGCTTTCACCCAGCACAATGGTTTGGTCGCGCCTTTGGATCGTGCCAACGTCGACACCGATCAGATCATCCCCAAGCAGTTTCTCAAGTCGATCAAGCGCACCGGTTTCGGCCCCAACCTGTTCGATGAGTGGCGCTACCTGGATGTGGGGCAGCCGTACCAGGACAACTCCAAGCGCCCGCTGAACAAGGATTTCGTCCTCAACGCCGAGCGTTACCAGGGCGCCAGTGTGTTGCTGGCGCGGGAAAATTTTGGCTGCGGTTCCAGTCGCGAGCACGCGCCGTGGGCCCTGGAAGAGTACGGTTTTCGCAGCATCATCGCGCCGAGCTATGCCGATATCTTCTTCAACAACAGCTTCAAGAACGGCTTGCTGCCGATCATCCTCAGCGACGCTGAAGTCGACGAGCTGTTCCAGCAGGTCGAAGCCACCCCGGGCTATCAGTTGCATATCGACCTTGAAGCGCAAACCGTGACCCGTCCTGACGGCAAGGTGTTGAAGTTCGAGATCGACGCGTTCCGCAAGCACTGCCTGCTCAACGGTCTTGACGATATCGGCTTGACCTTGCAGGACGGCGACGCCATCGCCGCCTTTGAAGTCAAGCACCGGGCCAGCCAGCCCTGGTTGTTTCGCGACGCCTGA
- a CDS encoding aspartate-semialdehyde dehydrogenase: protein MTPSFDIAVIGATGTVGETLVQVLEERNFPIANLHLLASSESAGHSVPFRGKNVRVREVDEFDFSKVQLAFFAAGPAVTLSFAPRATAANCAVIDLAGALPSTQAPNVVPEANAQVLAGLKKPVQLSSPSAAATALAVALAPLQGLLDIQRVSLTASLAISSQGREAVSELARQTAELLNVRPLEPRFFDRQVAFNLLAQVGTPDAQGHTLLEKRLVRELREVLGQPLLKISVTCIQAPVFFGDSYSVTLQSGTDVDLAAVNAALEAAPGLELVEAGDYPTAVGDAVGQDVVYVGRVRSGIDDAAQLNLWLTSDNVRKGAALNAVQLAELLIKDLL, encoded by the coding sequence ATGACTCCATCCTTTGATATTGCCGTGATCGGTGCCACCGGTACCGTTGGCGAAACCCTGGTGCAGGTACTCGAAGAACGCAATTTCCCGATTGCCAACCTGCACCTGCTGGCCAGCAGCGAGTCGGCCGGTCATTCGGTGCCGTTTCGCGGCAAGAACGTGCGTGTGCGTGAAGTCGACGAGTTTGATTTCAGCAAGGTGCAGCTGGCATTTTTTGCCGCAGGTCCAGCGGTAACCCTGAGCTTCGCGCCCCGCGCCACCGCGGCCAATTGCGCAGTGATCGACCTTGCTGGCGCCTTGCCGTCGACCCAGGCGCCCAATGTCGTGCCTGAGGCCAATGCCCAGGTGCTGGCCGGCCTGAAGAAGCCTGTGCAATTGAGCAGTCCGAGTGCCGCGGCCACCGCGTTGGCGGTGGCTCTGGCGCCTTTGCAGGGCTTGCTGGACATCCAGCGGGTGAGCCTGACCGCCAGCCTGGCGATCTCCAGCCAGGGGCGTGAGGCTGTCAGTGAGCTGGCTAGGCAAACTGCGGAGTTGTTGAATGTGCGCCCGCTGGAGCCGCGCTTCTTCGACCGCCAAGTGGCCTTTAATCTGCTGGCCCAGGTGGGCACGCCGGATGCCCAGGGCCATACCCTGCTGGAAAAACGTCTGGTCAGGGAATTGCGTGAAGTGCTGGGGCAGCCTTTATTAAAGATTTCTGTCACTTGCATTCAAGCGCCGGTGTTTTTTGGCGATAGCTATAGCGTGACTCTTCAGTCGGGCACCGATGTCGATCTGGCGGCGGTAAACGCCGCGCTGGAGGCCGCTCCTGGCCTGGAACTGGTGGAAGCCGGTGATTATCCCACCGCTGTGGGTGACGCCGTGGGCCAGGACGTAGTCTATGTGGGGCGGGTTCGTTCCGGCATCGATGATGCGGCGCAACTGAATCTGTGGTTGACCTCGGACAACGTCCGCAAAGGCGCGGCCTTGAACGCTGTGCAACTGGCTGAATTGTTGATAAAAGACCTGCTGTAA